ATGAATGGTGGAAGGCCTATGAGCCTTTTTTGCATGATACCAAAGGCCTCTTCACCGGCCCTTTTCCCGACGGATTTATGCATGAGGAGTGGCTGGGTTTGAGCGGCCAGGGCGACGGCAAGCTAAGCCCGTTCTTGCGGCAGTTACGCCAGTCATATTATACGTATAAGAAATTATGGAGGCGATAGGGGGGGTGGTAAGAAGCATAAATAGATAAAAGGGACAGGTACAATCTTAATTCCGCACCAGGTGCCCGATTAGATTTGCACCTGGTGTAAACAAAAAATAAAGAGGAGGTGTGGGAGATGAAGAAGTTATTAGTAGTATTATTGGCGTTGGCGCTCTTGGTTCCTGCTTGCATTTACGCAGAAGAGCAACTTAAAGAATTTGTGGTTTACAGCGATAAAAGTTCCAGGGATAACCATTATATTCCCGCAGGCTGGATAGGCGACTATGGCGACATCAAGATAAACGACCAGGCCGCGGCCAATCCGCATTCGGGCAATACCTGTATCCAGTTCGTTTATACGGCCAAGAAATCTCAAGGCCAGGGTTGGGCAGGCATTTACTGGCAGAATCCCGCGAACAACTGGGGAGGCAAAAAGGGCGGTTTTGATTTGACCGGGATGACTAAGCTCACCTTTTGGGCGCGCGGGGAAAAGGGCGGTGAGATCATCCAGAAGTTTGTCGTAGGCGGCATCAAAGGTACATATCCGGATTCAACAGTCGTGGAAATGGGCCCTGTTGAGCTTACGGATACCTGGACAGAATACACCATCAATCTGGCCGGCCGCGACTTATCTTATCTTAACGGCGGTTTCAGCTGGGTGACTACCGCGGATTTAAACCCTAATGGCATGACCTTCTACCTTGATGATATAAAATTTTCGGCAGATACCTCTATGAAACCCGAAGCTAGGAAACAGGATAATATGCCTTTCTATGTCTACGCCGACAGGGGTTCCATAAATAATCACTTCGTCCCTTCTGGATGGGTAGGCGATTATGGCGACTTAAGATACGATAATGCCTCTAAAGAAGACCCTTACTTAGGCGATACCTGCGTAAAGATAATTTATTCAGGCAAGGCCACTCAGGGCGCGCGCTGGGCAGGTATATACTGGCAGAATCCCGCCAACAACTGGGGGACAGTGGATGCAGGTTATGACCTTTCCCGCGCTACCAAGCTTACCTTTTGGGCACGCGGAGAAAAAGGCGGCGAGAGGATAGAAGAATTTAAGTTAGGCGGTATAATGGGAGAGTTTTCCGATTCAGATACTGCTGTGATCGGGCCTGTGATCCTGGATAAAACCTGGACCCAATATACCATTGACTTAAAGGGCAAGGATATGTCTTACATCATCGGCGGTTTCTGCTGGTCAACAAATGTTGACGTTAACCCCGAAGGTGCTACTTTCTATTTAGACGAGATTAAGTACGAATAAAACCCTAGGGACGGTTCTCAAGCCAAAGCAAGAAGTGTCCCCATAAGGGGACACTTCTCCGATTGGACTAAGAACCGTCCCTCTATATGCAGTATGCAGTGAAGAAATTAAACGCTACATTCATTATTGCCGTATTTTTTTTGGTCTTAACGGCTATATCCTGTGCTCCGGCTAATAGGCCGAGCGTCTATATTCAAAAACTCAAAAATAGCCGTTACCAGTTAATGGTAGAGCGTAAGCCCTATGTGGTCAGAGGCGTCTGTTATAATCCTATCCCCATCGGAGCGAACCACGAATACGATTGGTGGTCAGACTCCAATAAACCTTGGCTTATAGACGGAAAATTAATGCAGGAGATGGGCGCGAATACTGTCAGGCTCTATCAGGTCCATGAGAATGCCGAAGAGGTCAAGACGGTCATCCGCGATTTATACGAACGTTACGGTATCCGCACTATTCTCGGGCATTGGCTGGGTTTTTGGGAATATCCCTGCCCGCTTTACGCGGATAAAGGCTTCCAGGATAGGATAAAGGGAGAGGTCCTGGCTATGGTTTCTACATACAAGGATGAGCCGGGCCTGCTCTTATGGATTCTGGGTAATGAAAATAATTATTCCTGTTGGGGCAGGGTTAATCCCTGGTCGGATGATGGAATAGACAAGGAGCCTGACCCGCAGAAAAAATGCCTCATGCGCGCCGATATTTATTATTCTTTTGTGAACGAGTTGGCAAAAGAGATACACAAGATAGACCCAGAGCATCCGGTGGCGCTGGGTAACGGAGAATTAATAGGTTTGGATATTGCCAACAAAGCATGCCCGGATATAGACCTGGTTGCCTGCATTATTTACCGGGGCAAGACCTTTGGTAATCTTTTCCAGTCTTTGAAGTTATCCTTTGATAAGCCGATATTGTTATCGGAGATCGGCGCAGACAGTTACAATGCCCACAAAAATGTAGAGGACCAGAACATGCAGGCCTTCTTCTTAGAATCGCAGTGGCGCCAGATTTATGAAAACTTAGCCCGGAATAAAAAAGGCGCGGGCAATTGTTTAGGAGGCGCAATCTTTGAATGGACAGACGAGTGGTGGAAACATAATGAAGGCGACCCCGAAGGCTGGAAGATGCATAATACCGAAGCCGGCTGGTCCAGCGGCAGTTATTATTTTGATATACAGGCGCCCAATAATATGAATATGAACGAAGAGTATTTCGGTATTGTGGCCCTCTCGCAGGACTTAGAGGGCGGCATCGATAAGCGTATCCCCAAAAAAAGCTATTATGTCATCAGGGAGTTCTGGAAGAATCCCGTTGAGAAGCCAAAAGCCAAAAATAAAAAGCCGTAAGCTATAAGTCCTAAGCTTTAGGCCGAAAAGGAAAAAAGAATGAGAAAAATAAAATATAAACTTATCAAAGCATTTTTGATATTTATTTTTGCTTACAGCTTACAGCTTACAGCTTACAGCTTATTCGCCCAGGACGCCGATAAAACAGCCGCGCTTATGCAACAGATTATTGAAGTGAAAACAAACACGGATTTATACGCGCCCTTTGAGGAATTAAAGAACTTATATTTTCAAGAGAATAAATATTCGGAATTTATAGAATCCTTAGGCCCTTTACTTACGAAAAAAGAGGCCTCAGCGCCCTTCGTAAATTATTACACTGCCTTAAGCCGCTATTCCCAGCTTAAATATTTGGAAGAGACACAGAACTGGGACGAATATTTTAATAAAGGTAATACCTATAGGGATGAACTCAACTTAGGCCTGCAGAATACAATCGCTTCTACGAACGCTAAAGAAGCCTTGAATCTTTATGCTAAGCTTCTCTTGTGGCAGTTCCATAAGGACCAGCAGGATGTTTTTGCGGATGCCGCATTTACTGACTTATTGAATACCGCCTCGGAGTATGCCAAAGATACGCAAAACCCCAAGCCCATAAAAGATGTTGCGGATAAACTTTTAGCCTACGCGGAAAAAAACGAATCCAGGCAGTTGTACCGGCTTTATGTAGAGAAGTTAATCGCTTCGGTTAAGGAAGACAAGGAATTGGAGAATATTGCCTTAGGATTTTATCAGGAAGGTAATTTAGAGTTATCCGAGGCCCTTTTTGATGCTTATATAGAGCGTATCAGTAAAGAATCTCCAAAAGATAGGGTCCTGTTGGCGCTGATAGATATTGCCCGGAAATTTTCCTATCGGGAGGATGGGACAAAAGATGCCGCTTACGCCGAGAAGATATTTGCCAAGATCGAGGAGATAGGCAAAAAGGATGCCTTTAGTGAAGAGCTGAAGTATCTACGCGCTTTCAATGCGCAGACATTAAAGGAATACGCAAAGGCAAAAGATTTTTATCTGGATTTGCTGCAGCGTTATCCTAAGAGCGCTTATGCTGATGAGGCGAATCTCAAGGCGGGCATTATCTCTACCTATATATTAAGGGATATAAAAGCAGGCAGGGATTATTTTAGCATATTGGTGCAGAAGGAGCCATTAGCCCCGGGGGGCATCTTGAGTTTATACCAATTAGGATTACTTAGCCAGTGGGAGAATGATTTAGAAAAGGCCAAGGGTTATTATCGTCAACTGCTTGAGAAAGCAGGCGAGAATTTCCCTGAGACCACGGCATTGGCTAGGGAGAGGCTGAAAGAGATAGAAGAGGCAAAGCCGTTGGAATATAATCTTAAGACGTTCTTAGACCTTTCCTTAAAAGACGAATATAAAATTTTCGATATGACCAAGCTGGATTTAAAGGCATCTTTGGCTAAAGCCAGGAAAGGCCAAGGCATAAACTTCAGCACTAGCACTTATGCTGGCGAAAGCGGCTGCATGCAGGTAGAAATACAATATCTCTGGTCAGGCGAGCTCGGGGCGACACAACCTGCTACGCAGGAGCAGGCATTTGATACTGCCTACAACCAGGCCGGCACTAAAATCATAAGTTTAGTCGTAGCTTCTCCTTCAGGCATTATAGACAGAGGCATCGTAATACTAGACATCGATTAGCACCAGGTGCAAATCTAATCGGGCACCTGGTGCGGAATCAATCTTGTACCTGTCCCTCCCGGATTAAAGAAGAAATAATTGATTGAGAATCCCGTCATCCTTACCTAATACCCGTGCATTATAGCTATTCCACGGATATTCCGAAAGTTGTTTTACCAAACCCGCTTTTAATGGATTTAATTCTATATAGTTTATACATTCGATTAAATAGTTATCTTTAGTGATAATCATACTTTTGAATCTACCTTGCCAGAGATGGCCGACTTCCTCATATTTATTATTAAAATAGAGGGTGTAGGCCCTATTTAAATCGTGCATAAAACTAGATAGCAATAAATGGTCATCCATTTCGCCGAGTAGATGTACGTGGTTAGGCATGAGACAATAAGCATATGCCCGGAAATTATGTTTTCGCTTGAATTTCTTTAAAAGTGAAAGATAAAAAAGATGATCCTCCCGGCATTTAAAGACTTCCCGTTTTTGGTTGCCCCTTGTTATTAAGTGATAGCAGGCATTTTTTATCAAAAGCCTCTTTACGTTACTCATTCCAATCACCTCCTTCTATTATAATAGACGCAGAGATACCGGTTTTCTAACAGAAAAATTATAAAAGGGACAGGTACAATCTTAAATTCGCACCAGGTGCCCGATTGAAATCGCACCAGGTGCGATAATTCTTTCCTTGACTTATATTCCGGTTAGTAGTATAAATAAAGTTTAAGCAAGCATTAAATAAGATAAAAATCCCCGCAGCAATACCAAAAAGATTAGATGTATCCCATCGATTTGCAAAAAAATAATCTTACCGAAAAAGAAAAACGCAGTATTGATATCCTGGAGGCCTTAAGGAGGCGCGGCCCCTTAAGCCGGCCGGATATCTCCAAGGAATTAGGTATCAACGTAGTCACTATCTCCAATTATGTAGACGAATTTATCAGGCGCAAGCTGGTCTTTGAAAAAGAGCTGGATATCTCAGAAGGCGGCCGGCCCCCGGCCCTTTTGGCCTTGAATGCCGAAGGCGGGTATATAATAGGAGTAGGTCTGAACCTGGTGAATATGGTCGGTATTTTAATGGATTTACAGGGCAATATTATTACCAAGACCCAGATTGTCAGGCCTGAGCCTTCGGTTAAAGAAGTCACCGAATGTTTATTGGAGATTATCCGTGAAATCCTGCGGCGTTCCAAGGAATATACCTCTAATATCAAAGGCATAGGCATAGGCCTTGCGGGCCTGGTAAACAAACAAAACGGCTCTATCCATTGGCCGCAAAAAACCGGCCATCATTATACTTATGCGTCGGTGGACGTGCCTATCCTGGACCTGATCCAGAAAGAATTCAGCCTGCCTGTGTTAGTGGAGAACGACGCCACCTGCGCCTGTTTTGGCGAATATTGGCTGAATTTAAAAGGCGTATATAAAAATGTTATCTATATGTTTTCCGGAGTAGGCTGCGGGATCATCATTAACGGAGAAATCTATAGCGGCGCCAAGGGTTATGCCGGGGAGGTCTCTATTTATAATTATAAAGAAGAGGACCTCTTTGAGTGTGCTGAGGCGCGCGGTTGTTTTATGAAGCGTTGGGAGATGGACCTGGGGATCATAGAAGATGTTAAGCTGTTGTTGGCCAAAGAGCACAAATTAGCTAAAGAATTCTTTGAGCTGACCTCCAGCAATATGAATAACGTGGATTTAAAAAGCGTATTTATCGCTAACCGCAGTAATGACGCCATTGCCCGCGCTGCCTTAGACAGGGCAGCCAGGAGGCTGGGGATAAAAGTTGCCTATCTGGTAAATTTATTAAATCCGGAAGTGGTCATGATCGGCGGCGGGTTAGAGGACGCGGGCGAGGAATTTCTCGCCAAGGTCAACCTGACCATAAAGGAGTGGGCCTTTCGGGAGGCGACCGAAGACCTGAAAGTTATTTATTCCCAGTTAAGGGAGAACGCAGTGGCTACAGGCGCAGGCAGCCTCCTGACCCAGAAGGTCTTCGCCGGGATATTGTAAATGAAGATAAAAACTATCCTCATTATTTTAATCGGTTCATTGATTATCAGCCTCTTGATTAACCTGCAGGCTTATATGGCTAAAAAATCCACAGAGATAGAAATAAACGCCTTAAGAAACGAAAACGGAGTATTGTCCGCAAAGATTGACGAAGCGGCCAGGAATCATAAGCAACTCGGGGATAAAATTAGTGCCTTGAGTAACGATTTGGCGCAGGTTTCTCAGGAGAGGGAAAGCCTGAAGAAAGAAAAGGCGGATATTCAGGAACTATATGAAGCAGTTGCTAAAGAAAAAGAAGCGCTGATAGAAAAAATAAAAACCCAGGAGGCCCTTAAAGAAGAGCAAAAGAAGCCATTGTCCTTAAGTGATAAAGATAGTTACTGGGCTGGCATTCTTAAGGCCAAGGCGGATTTAGAAACGCAATTAGAAAAAACATATAGCCAGTTACAAACTGCCCAGGGCGAGAATGAGCGGTTGCGTCAGGAGAAAAAGAACTTAGAGTTGGAACTGGCCAGCCAGAAGGATATAGTTGATTCCATGGCCTTAGAGCTTGTCCAAAAGAATAAGGATAGTTTTCAACTTGAGGAGGCCTTAAAACCGTTAAGAGACAAAAATGAAATCTTGAAATTACAGTTAAGGGCGCTGAATAAAGAACGGAATAAATTAGAGGGGCAGCTTCAAGAGCTGCGGGCAGAAAAGGCTACTATGGACAGACATCCAGAGCCCACCCGTATTGAAAGCCGTGCGGGCAGTACGCCGCCGCCCGCGACAAAAGAATCTGTAGAATTACCGCCTATTATTGTTCGTCTACAGTCAAGCGGCGTATCCGCATCTGCCGCTAGCCCCGATACGCAGATACCTGTGGCGCGCAGCAGGGATAAAGGTAAGGAAGCATATTCAGGGGGGTCGATCCTGACGGTAAACAGAGAGAATAATTTTGTGGTAGTTAATCTCGGCCGCAGCGCCGGCATAGAGGTAGGTAACACCATGCAGGTGTATAGGGGGGCAAGCCCTATTGCTACTATTGAAGTCATCCAGGTGCGCGAAAGCATCTCAGCCTGTAATATAAAAGAGGAAGTTTCGAATCCCCAAGTGGGCGATACAGTCAGGTAAATATGCGGATTAAAAAAGGCCCTTCTAAAACCGTTTCCATAAAAGACGTAGCGCGTATGGCCGGGGTATCTATTACTACCGTCTCGCGCGTCATCAATAAATTCCCTTCGGTTAAAGAAAGTAACCGCATCAGCGTGCTGGAGGCAGTCAAACAGCTTAATTTCCAGCCTTCTGTTTTTGCGCAACGCCTCGCCACCGGTAAGAGCAATGTGGTGGCCTTGGTCATACCGCGTTATGAGGGGATATTTTATTCCTATTATGCCTTGGAGTTGATACGCGGTATCGGCACGCTTTGCGAGGCATTGAAGTTGGATTTATTGCTGCACCTGACCGACGCGCATACCCCGCTGAATTTAAAGGGCGTAGGCGGGATAATCTTTGCCGATATCATCGGTAATAAAAAACAATTTGAAGATACCTTTAATTCCGGGGCACCTTGTATAGTAATCAATAATTATGTGGAAGGACTAGAGGTCGATTGTATTGCTATAGATAATATAGGAGGCGCCCGGGAAGCGGTGGATTATTTAGTTGGCCTGGGCCATAGAAAAATAGCGCATATTACCGGTGACTTAATCACTCAGGCAGCCGCCTGGCGTTTTGAAGGATACAAGCAGGCCTTGGAAAAAAATAAAATTGTATTCCGGCCGGACTATGTATTTAAGACGGATTATTCGCGCGGGCAGGCCAGGCTTGCGGCAGAAAAATTAATCAAGATGGATGAGCCTCCTACTGCGGTATTCATCGCCTCTGATTCCATGGCTCTTGAAGTGATGGCAGTAGCTGCGGAATTAGGCCGTAAGATTCCGCGTGATTTATCCATTGTAGGTTTTGACGATAATCCTTCGGGGCTTTATGGGCCGGTAGCTTTAACCACGGTGAAACAGCCCCTGATTAAAATGGCAGAGGAGAGTGTCAAGGAATTGAACCTTTTGCTCTC
This Candidatus Omnitrophota bacterium DNA region includes the following protein-coding sequences:
- a CDS encoding transposase, giving the protein MSNVKRLLIKNACYHLITRGNQKREVFKCREDHLFYLSLLKKFKRKHNFRAYAYCLMPNHVHLLGEMDDHLLLSSFMHDLNRAYTLYFNNKYEEVGHLWQGRFKSMIITKDNYLIECINYIELNPLKAGLVKQLSEYPWNSYNARVLGKDDGILNQLFLL
- a CDS encoding ROK family transcriptional regulator, whose amino-acid sequence is MYPIDLQKNNLTEKEKRSIDILEALRRRGPLSRPDISKELGINVVTISNYVDEFIRRKLVFEKELDISEGGRPPALLALNAEGGYIIGVGLNLVNMVGILMDLQGNIITKTQIVRPEPSVKEVTECLLEIIREILRRSKEYTSNIKGIGIGLAGLVNKQNGSIHWPQKTGHHYTYASVDVPILDLIQKEFSLPVLVENDATCACFGEYWLNLKGVYKNVIYMFSGVGCGIIINGEIYSGAKGYAGEVSIYNYKEEDLFECAEARGCFMKRWEMDLGIIEDVKLLLAKEHKLAKEFFELTSSNMNNVDLKSVFIANRSNDAIARAALDRAARRLGIKVAYLVNLLNPEVVMIGGGLEDAGEEFLAKVNLTIKEWAFREATEDLKVIYSQLRENAVATGAGSLLTQKVFAGIL
- a CDS encoding LacI family DNA-binding transcriptional regulator, which gives rise to MRIKKGPSKTVSIKDVARMAGVSITTVSRVINKFPSVKESNRISVLEAVKQLNFQPSVFAQRLATGKSNVVALVIPRYEGIFYSYYALELIRGIGTLCEALKLDLLLHLTDAHTPLNLKGVGGIIFADIIGNKKQFEDTFNSGAPCIVINNYVEGLEVDCIAIDNIGGAREAVDYLVGLGHRKIAHITGDLITQAAAWRFEGYKQALEKNKIVFRPDYVFKTDYSRGQARLAAEKLIKMDEPPTAVFIASDSMALEVMAVAAELGRKIPRDLSIVGFDDNPSGLYGPVALTTVKQPLIKMAEESVKELNLLLSRKDKPHKAKKVLLPAELVIRESCQAPVSA